The following are encoded in a window of Primulina eburnea isolate SZY01 chromosome 4, ASM2296580v1, whole genome shotgun sequence genomic DNA:
- the LOC140830042 gene encoding protein FAR1-RELATED SEQUENCE 5-like: protein MVNAGISVSAAVSFMENEACGSENLGFIRKDAYDHMSRLKRHTKVENRDATALIKYFINTANKENYFYWNVQLDDDDRVMNFFFRDYRSANVMFGLAFTSDETESSFEWLFTTFLDSMNGKQPQTIFSDQCQAMMNAIETIFPHSHHRLCQWHIDQNAPSHFGSLNGDPTFKQLLYKCMTYCESEDEFEATWKYMIVTYNLEDHRWLSGMYKLREKWATAFSNGRFSAGLLATSRSEATNMTLKKACNKMSSLYEFVMSYAKIQNNWRNKEKTEDTRCRHGKPARILKNHPLLINSAEVYTISIYQLFEIELYNSLNCKFVEPPSCFGNDWNWIEVKVKYHDENSRVRHVVFNKQSHEIKCSCHKFETMGILCKHALMMFNYMDVTVLPNSYILKRWMKNVRNSVKYDFEESCSCGGGSDHVSEMVFVNQIMRSMYDLTQMSKPHQNARKILYRLVDIAKDEISNLVQNLSVDDETTCDDITSNGYMDKVCIRNPLTAKAKGVTNANITRHWDAKRNKRKEKGKTKISSKFSFHILVI, encoded by the exons ATGGTAAATGCTGGAATATCTGTCTCTGCTGCTGTTTCTTTCATGGAAAATGAAGCATGTGGGTCAGAAAATTTAGGTTTTATTAGAAAGGATGCATATGATCATATGAGTCGACTGAAAAGACATACCAAAGTTGAGAATAGAGATGCCACTGcgcttattaaatattttataaatacgGCGAATAAAGAGAATTACTTTTATTGGAACGTGCAATTGGATGATGACGATAGGGTGATGAACTTTTTCTTTAGGGACTATAGAAGTGCG AATGTGATGTTTGGCTTGGCCTTTACGTCAGATGAAACCGAAAGTTCTTTTGAATGGTTGTTTACAACATTTCTTGATTCTATGAATGGAAAGCAACCTCAAACTATTTTTTCAGATCAATGTCAAGCCATGATGAATGCCATCGAAACAATTTTTCCACACTCACATCATCGTTTATGTCAGTGGCATATAGATCAAAACGCTCCTTCACACTTTGGGAGTTTAAATGGAGATCCAACTTTTAAACAACTATTGTATAAATGCATGACTTATTGTGAATCTGAAGATGAATTTGAGGCGACATGGAAATATATGATTGTTACTTACAATTTGGAGGATCATAGATGGTTGAGTGGGATGTACAAACTCAGGGAAAAATGGGCTACTGCCTTTAGTAATGGAAGGTTTAGTGCAGGACTTTTGGCTACTTCGAGGAGTGAGGCCACAAATATGACTTTGAAAAAGGCATGTAACAAAATGAGTTCTTTGTATGAATTTGTGATGAGTTatgcaaaaattcaaaataattggCGGAATAAGGAAAAGACAGAGGATACTCGTTGTCGTCATGGTAAGCCTGCTCGGATTTTGAAAAATCACCCATTGTTGATTAATTCTGCTGAGGTTTACACGATTTCCATATACCAGTTATTTGAAATTGAATTGTATAATTCTTTGAATTGCAAATTTGTTGAACCACCATCTTGTTTTGGCAATGATTGGAATTGGATTGAGGTCAAAGTAAAATATCATGATGAAAACTCGAGGGTTAGACATGTGGTGTTCAATAAGCAGAGTCATGAAATAAAATGTAGTTGTCATAAGTTTGAGACAATGGGGATTTTATGTAAGCATGCTTTGATGATGTTTAACTATATGGATGTCACTGTTTTGCCCAACAGTTATATTTTGAAAAGGTGGATGAAGAATGTAAGAAATAGTGTTAAATATGATTTTGAAGAAAGTTGCAGTTGTGGTGGTGGTAGTGATCATGTATCTGAGATGGTGTTTGTCAACCAAATAATGAGATCGATGTATGATCTAACTCAAATGAGCAAACCTCATCAGAATgcgagaaaaatattatatagaTTGGTTGACATCGCAAAAGATGAAATCTCTAATCTTGTCCAGAATTTGAGTGTAGATGATGAGACAACGTGTGATGATATTACAAGTAATGGTTACATGGATAAAGTATGCATACGTAACCCACTTACTGCTAAAGCAAAAGGAGTTACAAATGCAAATATCACACGACACTGGGATGCTAAGagaaacaaaagaaaagaaaagggaaaaACTAAAATTTCAAGTAAGTTTTCATTTCATATACTTGTTATATAG
- the LOC140830821 gene encoding LOW QUALITY PROTEIN: pyrophosphate-energized membrane proton pump 2-like (The sequence of the model RefSeq protein was modified relative to this genomic sequence to represent the inferred CDS: deleted 2 bases in 1 codon) yields the protein MDEDVEGGNLVSYQDRPRTFPNMRGKPYMPLIFRIFMRINVRVLFMLLLLGLGIIFYIGASTSPIIVFVFSVCIVSFVLSTYLTKWVLSKDEGPPEMVQISDAIRDGAEGFLRTQYGTISKMAILLGLVILSIYLFRSTTPQQESSGLGRLTTAFVTVASFLLGALCSGIAGYVGMWVSVRANVRVSSAARRSAREALQIAVRAGGFSALVVVGMAVIGIAILYSTFYVWLGVGSPGAMKVTDLPLLLVGYGFGASFVALFAQLGGGIFTKAADVGADLVGKVEQGIPEDDPRNPAVIADLVGDNVGDCAARGADLFESIAAEIISAMILGGTMVQRCKIEDPSGFILFPLVVHSFDLVISSVGIFSIRNTRDSGFIGTIEDPMSVLQKGYSVTIILAVITFGLCTRWMLYTEQAPSAWLNFALCGLVGIMMAYVFVWISKYYTDYKHEPVRNLALSSSTGHGTNIIAGISLGLESTALPVLVISISIISAFWLGQTSGLVDESGNPTGGLFGTAVATMGMLSTAAYVLTMDMFGPIADNAGGIVEMSQQPESVREITDVLNAVGNTTKATTKGFAIGSASLASFLLFSAYMDEISAFSQLPFNQVDIAIPEVFIGGLLGSMLIFLFSAWACSAVGRSAQEVVNEVRRQFIERPGIMDYKEKPDYVRCVSTSIIAAASLREMIKPGALAIISPVVVGLVFRVLGHYTGQPLLGAKVVAAMLMFATVSGILMALFLNTAGGAWDNAKKYIETGALGGKGSDCHKAAVTGDTVGDPFKDTAGPSIHVLIKMLATITLVMAPVFL from the exons ATGGATGAGGACGTAGAGGGTGGGAACTTGGTGTCTTATCAAGACAGGCCAAGGACATTCCCTAATATGCGAGGCAAACCTTACATGCCATTG ATCTTTCGTATTTTCATGAGAATAAATGTTCGTGTACTTTTTATGCTTCTGCTCTTGGGACTTGGAATTATCTTTTATATTGGTGCGAGTACCTCCCCGATTATTGTATTTGTGTTTTCAGTTTGCATAGTCAGTTTTGTCTTGTCAACGTATCTTACTAAGTGGGTTCTCAGTAAGGATGAGGGACCTCCTGAGATGGTCCAG ATATCAGATGCTATACGTGATGGTGCTGAAGGTTTTTTAAGGACACAATATGGAACTATCTCTAAGATGGCTATTTTACTAGGATTAGTGATCCTCAGCATATACCTGTTTCGCAGTACCACTCCTCAACAAGAATCTTCTGGTTTGGGGAG GTTAACAACTGCATTTGTTACCGTTGCGTCTTTTCTTCTTGGAGCTCTGTGTTCTGGTATTGCTGGCTATGTTGGAATGTGGGTTTCTGTGCGTGCGAATGTTCGAGTTTCAAGTGCAGCTAGACGATCTGCTCGAGAGGCATTGCAG ATTGCTGTTCGTGCTGGTGGTTTTTCGGCTTTGGTGGTTGTTGGTATGGCTGTAATTGGTATTGCTATACTTTattcgacattttacgtttggTTGGGTGTG GGCTCGCCTGGTGCAATGAAGGTTACCGACT TGCCACTTCTTCTTGTTGGATATGGTTTTGGAGCTTCATTTGTTGCACTTTTTGCTCAGCTGGGTGGTGGAATTTTTACAAAAGCAGCTGATGTTGGAGCTGACCTTGTTGGGAAAGTGGAGCAGGGTATTCCTGAAGATGACCCTCGTAATCCTGCTGTAATTGCTGATTTG GTTGGAGACAATGTTGGTGATTGTGCTGCTCGTGGTGCCGATCTGTTTGAGAGTATTGCTGCAGAAATAATCAGTGCAATGATTCTTGGTGGAACAATGGTACAACGTTGTAAAATTGAAG ATCCATCGGGATTCATTTTGTTTCCTCTCGTTGTTCACTCATTTGACCTGGTGATATCATCAGTGGGAATCTTTTCCATTCGGAATACACGTGACTCTGGATTCATTGGTACTATAGAGGATCCAATGTCAGTTCTTCAGAAAggatattctgtgacaataatCCTAGCTGTTATCACTTTTGGTttg TGCACACGCTGGATGCTATATACCGAACAAGCACCTTCTGCTTGGTTGAACTTTGCCTTGTGTGGTTTGGTTGGGATTATGATGGCTTATGTTTTTGTATGGATCTCCAAATATTACACCGACTACAAGCATGAACCTGTACGCAATTTAGCACTCTCCAGCTCCACTGGACATGGAACAAATATAATTGCTGGGATTAGTTTGGGTTTGGAGTCAACAGCTCTTCCTGTTCTCGTGATAAGCATATCTATTATTTCAGCATTTTGGCTGGGCCAGACTTCAGGACTGGTTGACGAATCTGGAAACCCAACTGGTGGATTATTTGGAACAGCTGTTGCGACAATGGGAATGCTCAGTACAGCAGCTTATGTTCTGACCATGGATATGTTTGGTCCGATAGCTGATAATGCTGGAGGGATTGTTGAAATGAGTCAGCAG CCTGAAAGTGTCCGGGAGATTACTGATGTTCTCAATGCGGTTGGGAATACTACAAAAGCTACCACCAAGGGCTTTGCCATTGGATCTGCATCACTGGCATCTTTTCTTTTGTTTAGTGCTTATATGGATGAAATATCTGCATTTTCACAGTTACCCTTTAATCAG GTTGACATTGCCATTCCCGAAGTTTTTATTGGTGGACTGTTGGGCTCTATGCTTATATTTCTCTTTAGTGCTTGGGCCTGTTCCGCAGTTGGTCGAAGTGCACAAGAGGTTGTGAATGAAGTAAGAAGACAGTTTATTGAGAGACCTGGCATCATG GATTACAAGGAGAAACCGGATTATGTTCGATGTGTTTCTACTTCTATCATTGCAGCTGCATCTTTAAGGGAGATGATAAAGCCTGGAGCTTTAGCCATCATATCTCCTGTAGTTGTTG GTTTGGTATTCAGAGTGCTGGGACATTATACTGGTCAGCCTCTGTTGGGCGCCAAAGTTGTGGCAGCCATGTTGATGTTTGCCACTGTTTCTGGTATCCTCATGGCTCTTTTCCTCAACACTGCGGGTGGTGCCTGGGATAATGCAAAGAAATACATAGAAACAGGTGCTCTCGGAGGCAAAGGCAGTGATTGCCATAAAGCAGCGGTTACCGGTGATAC CGTCGGAGACCCATTCAAAGACACTGCTGGTCCATCAATTCACGTTCTGATCAAGATGCTCGCGACAATAACTCTTGTAATGGCTCCAGTATTTCTTTGA